One Brachybacterium aquaticum genomic region harbors:
- a CDS encoding aldo/keto reductase, translating to MSAPTRRIGSLTVSAVGLGAMPVSLPQAAPVPEKQAIATFHAALDAGITFFDTADIYAPTWDTMGFNERLVAEALRTWHGDTSGVVVATKGGITRGEGEKWGRDGSLTYLRSALEKSLTALDRDSVDLYYWHRPDRSLRYAEGVEALATLQQEGLIREIGVSNANIEEIAVAQEVLGEGGLAAVQNQFSPTYFHDSREELRHCGEHGIAFVPFSPLGGVGGGVRGLRDRFPQVRRISDAHGVSPQQVVLAWELSLGEHVIPIPGASRPTSITDSAKAMSLQLTAEEKAELDAIIE from the coding sequence ATGAGCGCACCCACCCGCCGCATCGGTTCCCTCACCGTCTCCGCCGTCGGCCTCGGCGCCATGCCGGTCTCGCTCCCGCAGGCCGCCCCGGTGCCCGAGAAGCAGGCGATCGCCACCTTCCACGCCGCGCTCGACGCCGGCATCACCTTCTTCGACACCGCGGACATCTACGCCCCCACCTGGGACACCATGGGCTTCAACGAGCGGCTCGTCGCCGAGGCGCTGCGCACCTGGCACGGCGACACCTCGGGCGTGGTCGTCGCGACCAAGGGCGGCATCACCCGCGGCGAGGGGGAGAAGTGGGGCCGCGACGGCTCCCTCACCTACCTCCGCTCGGCGCTCGAGAAGTCGCTCACGGCACTGGACCGCGACAGCGTGGACCTCTACTACTGGCACCGCCCGGACCGGTCGCTGCGCTACGCCGAGGGCGTCGAGGCGCTCGCGACCCTGCAGCAGGAGGGCCTGATCCGCGAGATCGGGGTGTCCAACGCGAACATCGAGGAGATCGCGGTGGCGCAGGAGGTGCTCGGCGAGGGCGGTCTCGCCGCGGTGCAGAACCAGTTCTCGCCCACCTACTTCCATGACAGCCGCGAGGAGCTGCGCCACTGCGGCGAGCACGGCATCGCCTTCGTGCCTTTCTCGCCGCTCGGCGGAGTGGGCGGCGGGGTGCGCGGCCTGCGCGACCGGTTCCCGCAGGTCCGCCGCATCTCCGACGCGCACGGCGTCAGCCCCCAGCAGGTCGTGCTGGCCTGGGAGCTGTCCCTCGGCGAGCACGTCATCCCGATCCCGGGAGCGAGCCGGCCCACCTCGATCACCGACTCCGCGAAGGCGATGAGCCTGCAGCTCACCGCCGAGGAGAAGGCGGAGCTCGACGCGATCATCGAGTGA